A single window of Lepisosteus oculatus isolate fLepOcu1 chromosome 29, fLepOcu1.hap2, whole genome shotgun sequence DNA harbors:
- the LOC102692165 gene encoding calcium and integrin-binding family member 3 — MGNKQTIFTTQQLDAYQDCTFFTRKEILRLFHRYRDLAPQLVPLDYTSNPDVKIPYELIGSMPELKDNPFRQRIAEVFSEDGEGNMTLDDFLDMFSVLSEMAPRDLKAYYAFKIYDFNNDDFICKSDLEKTLNKLTRNELTPEEVRLVCEKVIDEADLDNDGRLSLEDFQHMIVRAPDFLSTFHIRI; from the exons ATGGGGAACAAACAGACCATCTTTACAACACAGCAGCTAGATGCCTATCAG GACTGTACATTTTTCACCAGAAAAGAAATCCTGAG GCTGTTTCATCGCTACCGGGACCTGGCACCACAGCTTGTTCCACTCGACTACACCAGCAACCCAGATGTCAAGATACCATACGAGCTGATTGGCAGCATGCCAGAGTTGAAG GACAACCCTTTCCGCCAGAGAATAGCTGAGGTTTTCTCTGAAGACGGAGAGGGAAATATGACCCTAGATGACTTCCTGGACATGTTCTCTGTACTGAGTGAAATGGCACCAAGGGATCTGAAAGCATATTATGCTTTTAAAATTTATG ACTTCAATAACGATGACTTCATCTGCAAGTCCGACCTGGAGAAAACGCTGAACAAGCTCACCCGCAACGAGCTCACCCCGGAGGAGGTGCGGCTGGTGTGCGAGAAGGTCATCGACGAGGCCGACCTGGACAACGACGGGCGTCTGTCCCTGGAGGACTTCCAGCACATGATCGTGCGCGCCCCAGATTTCCTCAG CACCTTTCACATCCGCATATAA
- the LOC102691567 gene encoding immunoglobulin lambda-1 light chain-like → MLGPLCALLTALTCVSCLAVVTQKPPVLSVSPGQTATLDCNLGGRDDAARWYKQIPGAVPQFVLYFYRTHSAPTYGAGFSSSRFTSRAQTNTDYQLIVSSVEVGDSAVYYCNAWDSSAKAHVFGQGTKLIVTATNLPAPSVTLLRPSAEELDKGKATLVCLANKLSVGLADVSWAANGSPVSGGILTSPASPQTDGTFSLSSLLSVTPAEWSSDRLFSCTVSQGASSTATQQIKKSDCAQ, encoded by the exons ATGCTGGGACCACTCTGTGCTCTCCTCACTGCTCTCACAT GTGTCAGCTGTCTGGCAGTGGTGACACAGAAGCCTCCTGTTCTGTCTGTCAGTCCAGGACAAACAGCCACCCTGGACTGTAATTTAGGGGGCAGAGATGATGCTGCTCGATGGTACAAGCAGATTCCAGGTGCAGTTCCTCAGTTTGTGCTGTATTTCTACCGCACACACAGCGCTCCTACTTATGGAGCTGGGTTCTCCTCCAGCCGCTTCACATCCAGAGCCCAGACTAACACAGATTATCAGTTAATCGTGAGCAGTGTGGAGGTGGGAGACTCGGCAGTGTATTACTGTAACGCATGGGACAGCTCTGCCAAGGCTCAT GTATTCGGCCAAGGCACCAAACTCATTGTGACCG CTACGAATCTGCCAGCGCCCTCGGTGACGCTCCTGCGTCCCTCCGCGGAAGAGCTGGACAAGGGGAAGGCCACGTTGGTGTGTCTGGCCAATAAGCTGTCCGTGGGGCTCGCTGACGTCAGCTGGGCAGCCAATGGGAGCCCGGTGAGCGGCGGGATCCTGACCAGCCCCGCCTCCCCGCAGACTGACGGCACCTTCAGCCTGAGCAGCCTGCTGAGCGTGACCCCCGCCGAGTGGAGCAGCGATCGCCTGTTCTCCTGCACGGTCTCGCAGGGAGCCTCCAGCACCGCCACCCAGCAGATAAAGAAGTCTGACTGCGCCCAGTGA
- the ctns gene encoding cystinosin, translating into MKGPQPLLVLVLALLLPRLEPGDASVILSAPPTVSLENRSSKNVTIETSAPVNVTTVIVLNVTYTSKNTTIVQLPEQVVLLTEAMTTSFEVQAREVGQVTVHLLSNNTNVTSTHTRIRFSVIRSQILEIVNQVIGWIYFLAWSISFYPQAYENWRRKSVVGLNFDFLALNLTGFIAYSVFNIGLFWVPYIQEEFLKKNPDGVNPVDANDVFFSVHAFVLTLVYICQCVIYERGGQRVSKVAIGLLVIAWTFAIFTFFIAIAHKITWLEYLYYFSYIKLGVTLVKYIPQAFMNYQRKSTEGWSIGNVLLDFTGGAFSLLQMFLQSYNNDEWKLIFGDPTKFGLGLFSILFDILFMVQHYCLYRHKSVEYEVLE; encoded by the exons ATGAAGGGCCCCCAGCCTCTCTTGGTTTTGGTCTTGGCTCTTCTCCTGCCCCGACTGGAGCCAGGTG ATGCCAGTGTGATCCTCTCTGCTCCTCCCACTGTGAGTCTAGAGAACAGAAGTTCAAAGAATGTGACCATCGAGACTAG TGCTCCTGTAAACGTGACAACTGTCATCGTCTTAAATGTAACCTACACCTCAAAAAATACCACCATTGTTCAGCTTCCAGAGCAG GTGGTGTTGCTTACCGAAGCCATGACTACAAGCTTTGAAGTCCAGGCAAGGGAAGTCGGCCAAGTGACCGTACACCTGCTCAGCAACAACACCAATGTTACAAG cactcacaccaggatcCGGTTCAGCGTTATACGAAGCCAGATCCTCGAAATCGTCAACCAGGTGATTGGCTGGATCTACTTCCTGGCCTGGTCTATTTCATTTTACCCCCAAGCGTACGAGAACTGGAGAAGGAAAAG TGTGGTGGGGCTCAATTTTGACTTCCTGGCCCTCAATTTGACTGGTTTCATTGCATACAGTGTCTTCAACATTGGTCTCTTCTGGGTTCCCTATATCCAG GAGgaattcctgaaaaaaaatcctgacGGGGTGAACCCAGTGGATGCCAATGATGTTTTCTTCAGTGTTCATGCCTTTGTGCTGACACTCGTGTATATATGTCAGTGCGTTATCTATGAG AGAGGGGGCCAGAGAGTGTCCAAGGTGGCCATCGGCTTGCTGGTGATTGCCTGGACTTTTGCCATCTTCACCTTCTTCATCGCCATAGCCCACAAGATCACCTGGCTGGAATACCTCTACTACTTTTCCTACATCAAGCTGGGTGTCACACTGGTCAAATACATTCCGCAG GCTTTCATGAACTACCAGAGGAAAAGCACCGAGGGCTGGAGCATAGGAAACGTGCTGCTGGACTTCACAGGCGGGGCTTTCAGTCTTCTACAGATGTTCTTACAGTCCTATAATAATG aTGAGTGGAAGCTGATTTTTGGAGACCCTACAAAGTTTGGTCTGgggttattttccattttatttgatATCTTGTTCATGGTTCAGCACTACTGCTTGTATCGTCATAAATCCGTAGAGTATGAGGTTCTGGAATAG
- the tax1bp3 gene encoding tax1-binding protein 3 produces MSFIPGQPVTAVVQRIEIHKLRQGDNLILGFSIGGGIDQDPGQNPFSEDKTDKGIYVTRVTPGGPAEVAGLMVGDKIMQVNGWDMTMVTHDQARKRLTKKNEDIVRLLVTRKSLEEAVRHSMM; encoded by the exons ATGTCTTTTATTCCAGGACAGCCAGTTACAGCGGTAGTG CAACGTATCGAAATTCACAAACTCCGTCAGGGCGACAACTTGATACTAGGATTCAGTATAGGAGGAGGAATCGATCAGGACCCTGGGCAGAACCCCTTTTCGGAAGACAAGACGGACAAG GGAATCTATGTTACCAGAGTGACGCCAGGGGGGCCGGCAGAAGTGGCTGGGCTGATGGTCGGGGATAAAATAATGCAG GTGAATGGCTGGGATATGACCATGGTGACCCATGACCAGGCACGGAAGAGGCTCACGAAGAAGAACGAAGATATTGTGAGACTTCTGGTGACGAGGAAGTCCCTGGAAGAGGCAGTCCGGCATTCGATGATGTAG